Sequence from the Nerophis ophidion isolate RoL-2023_Sa linkage group LG10, RoL_Noph_v1.0, whole genome shotgun sequence genome:
gctcttgtgtcatccttttgtgtttccctgttgttttcatgtcttattatatttttttgccttttggtccgggaccctttgggactgtgtgacaaggggtggcactttcgtgacctctgtggtgcttttattgtggacttctggatctgcctcccgggagccttttggctatggagaacagctgctgggtgtctgctacaccagagtatgtttggatgtactggaggagatgcggatgaagggacagggctgcggaggtagcactgagcgctgggacggagaggctttgcggtgtcttgactggctgagcaggtgtcggacacctcagtcaccttggacgtatcctcactcatccatgcggactggacactggccgagagtggagtcggctgtcttggttgctttgttgggtctgcttctgtctctgaccatgctccctcctccccagcagacgatggcgtggaacaccgcagaggccaccacagtggatatgtttattttactttttatccatagctgtatgtagaagtgtctgcttgtatctgctgctttaatgtatttaatgtcctctgtgttctttgatgtttgatgtttccctcttacacacatggaagagggatgtgtaccatggttatgagttgttttttttattttttttatttatttgtttttttcccttggcctcagtctgcacctcctctccagggcccaggcaaagaccgattttttaaattttattttaatcttctatttttttctcccccccttacCTCCCTCCGTTTACCttcatctcatcttttttgtaaggggcgctggaagccggcagacccgtcagcgatcctgttctgtctccctgtaatgtttgtctaaacttgaatgggtttgtgctgaaaattttaattttcatgaaggaactctcctgacggaataaataaagtactatctaatctaatctaatctaatcatactgctgtgattctatgcatcaagtgttcattcaaggctaaggcaaaatatcgagatatatatcgtgtatcgtgacataacctgaaaatatcgagatattaaaaaaaggccatatcgcccagccctaaatggaATGCTGTATTGTCAAGACGCTACAGTACAAAACGTGATTCACTTGCAGCCCACTCACCACATCTGCAAGATTTTAGCAGGTATTTCCTCCTGATGCTGATAACGTTGAAGGACCCAGGACAAGACACCACGCCACTGATTCAGCTCAGCAAGAGCTTGGATCCCCACGATACAAAAGCCAGCCTTGAAATCGCCCCTAATTGAGAAGAAGTATTAATTGACGGAAGAGTGAAAAAAGCTGCTGTCAAATAAATGTTGATATGTCACCTCGCGTCCTCTTCTTTCCCCCGGTCGACAAGACACTCCAGGCCTCTGTCGCATGTTTGAAAGGCAGCCTGGAAGTCTTTATGTAACATTAGTTGTTCTGTGGCTTTCTCCAACATgttgaacattttgttttgaaaaggAGAGAGCGCCGAGTTAAAGACGGGCGCAAAACTACCACTTGCAGCAGGGCTGTCCATGACTTTacgagaataaaaataaaaattattcaaaTAAAACTTCCACTTGTGCTATATAATTCAGTTTTCGCTTCGAACTTCCATCGTTTATTAGTAAATAGTGACTAAATGCGCTGCCTTACACGCCGGGACGTTTTATTTCCTGACCCTCGACTCCATGTTGATTTCCAAAACTTCCAGGTTGTGACGTCTAGCCAATCAGAGGTCGACGTATCCAAACGCAAAACATCCAATCAGAGCTCGCAGTCTTCAGAATTCTAATGCAGCCAATCATATCAAAGCTTGTTCAGCGTCCATTGCTGCTCCTCTGCCGTTTGCAAACACGtgtcttttcttttcttcctGTCCACCAAGCGATTACGGCAGCAAAAAAGAACTCCTATTTTGTAAGCGACTTTCTTTACATTCCGGGTGTGCTTGGGAACCATTACTATCACAACATTAATAACTTCATGCGTGTGTTTTAACAAGTGTTTGAAAGTAGTGTGGCAACCTAAATAGCCATCGAGTTAGCTAGGTGTAGCTAAGCTAATGTGAGTCCTACTTAACTCTACTACATACTTTGTATTAGTAATTGCTAAGTAACTATCTTAGCAATAACAAGTGTGATTGCATTAATTTCATGTCGGAACATTAACCCAAAGAATTGATGCTACTTTGCACCTTCATACTATGgtataggacagtggttctcaaccttttttcagtgatgtaccccttgtgaacatttttttatttctagtaccccctaatcagagtaaagcattttggttgaaaaaaaagagataaagaagtaaaatacagcactatgtcatcagtttctggtttattaaatcgtataacagtgcaaaatattgctcatttgtagtggtctttcttgaactatttggaaagaaagatacaaaaataactaaaaacttttagaaaaataaacaagtgattcaattataaataaagatttctacacatagaagtaatcatcaacctaaagtgccctcttgggtattgtagtagagatccatctggattcttgaacttaattctaaacatttcttcacaaaaaaagaaatctttaacatcaatatttatggaacatgtccacaaaaaaatctagctgtcaacactgaatattgcattgttgcatttctttttcacagtttatgaacttacattcatatttcctggaagtattattcaataaatatatttataaaggatttttgaattgttgctattcttagaatatttacaaaaaaatctcacgtaccccttggcataccttcaagtacccccaggggtacgcgtacccccatttgagaaccactggtatagtgggggtacgcgtacccctgggggtacttgaaggtatccctcggggtacctgagattttttttaaatattctaaaaaaaaaaatcaaaaatccttaataaatatagttattgaataatacttcaacaaaatatgaatgtaagttcataaactgtgaatagaaatgcaatattcagtgttgacagctcgattttttttgtggacatgttctataaatattgatgttaaagatttatgttTTAGCACCTCCCCTCCTCCGTGCGTCGGTGTTGGGGGGGCGGAATTTGGTGTTAGCATGTGTATAATGtagtcaggaagagtcagggatgcatgggattctgggtatttgtactgttgtgtttatgttgtcttacagtgcggatgttttcccgaaatgtgtttgtcattcttgtatggtgtgggttcacagtgtggtgcatattagtaagactgtTAAAGTTTTTTGACAAGAGCTGCGTATAGCAGGCAACCGGCCGACAAGCAGATAGTATTGTGTAAAAGCGGGCATGACGACATGTTAAAAAGGAAGTTAAAAGCATTGCCGTCATGACACGCACTCTATATTGTAGACCGGGTGAAGACCGGCCTACGAGTGGttcccgggagaggcaccaaactccggaaacctcccgaaataatCGTGGGGATTgttgattatgcagctgagccacatcaaagTGACCAAAGAGCTGCGGTCACTTTCACAGTAacagccttaatttgcccagggctGGTATAGAGAAAGAAAAAATAATGGTGGACCCTGTAGAtgtgtaaaatgtacaatattgacAGCTTTGAGACATGTCGTGTAAAGAAAATTCCagtgatttaagtaaaattaaaattttcctgcAATAAATACTAAGTTAGTTGTGAATTTTAAACCCGGTGAAAATGCACTTATATACGGTAAatgctcagaaaatctgcagggaTTCCTCtcaccccaccaaggactgttttcactgctggactctagaaagaggttctgcagcctccgtagcagaacctccagattctctaacagcttcttccctcaggccgtaagactcttgaaagcatcataataatcccttaAATCCCcacccaaaaatggattaatttgctagaatataaagacaatataacatacatccataaacgtggatggatatgcaaaagtgcaatatatttatctgtacagtaatctatttatatctgcatcttattgttttttttatcttgcaCTACCATGAACTAATGCaatgaaatttcgttcttatctgtactgtaaagttcaaatttgaatgacaaataaaaaggaagtctaagtctaaatctctTTAAAACAAAGTCAACGAGGCTCAAGATTTTAGGTCTGACCGTTTTTGTTTAATCTGTCTTTCAAAATTGTATAACTTTTTTTGTAAAGCAGCGCTTAGTATTTAAAGTTCCACCTTTATCGTTGTGTTTAAATGCCAATATATgtcaatttttaaatttttattatttagcctttatttgaCCAGGTAAAGTCCCATTAAGATCAAAGAtatcttttccaagggagacctggccaagagggctgcagcaaggttacattcaaaacagtaaacaacacaaaacatcaaatttacaacattaaaaacttGCTCACATAACACATGTGCATACGGAAAAGGTAGACTGCGATCATTTCACGAAAGCTTTCAACTCATTTAAtttaacaagggtttgaagtcgaagattcgattgtaggttattccaagccttcggtgctgaaaacctgaATGCTTTCTTGctcagttcagttcttactttggggacgcCAAATTGCCGAACATTCATTGAACAAAGATTGTgactttgttcaatgaataaacTTCATTCTCTATCTTCTGTCTTCACACAGTTTCTGCTTGCAAGTGCTGCGAGTGCACGTGTTGATTAACATGCCAGGATTGTCACCCGGCACACacgtcaatttaaaaaaaaaaaaggcaccacTGTTTTTCGAAATCAGTAtagtactaggggtgtaacggtacgtgtatttgtatcgaaccgtttcggttcggcacgcgggcgtaccgaacaagttcggaagcagaagtcttcacaagatgctctgctttctgcctctgtctctgcctcattgtcccgcccacacaaccatctgattggttacatacaaagccaatcagcagtgcgtattcagagcgatgtaacagccaatcagcagtgcgtattcagacttcagagcgatgtagtcaatgctttagcgtcgagcaattattcgtctagcaggggatgAGCGCACTCTACCCAAactatactaaacacttcccagtcacaactattacaaacatcactatgaacccgttgacgttctagaaacttaaactgcagctcagctcgctcacagtataggcttgagataaaagctaattagcttttagcgtaacgttagctcatatttctgtgtttgtgcgtgtgcgtgttttaggggcagcaaagcctcgtctgtctgttatttcattgaactccatggtgtttagggatgaatagtctctcctattgcaattgtactatttttcagctatagttacatgaatcattaataATGTAGCAGCCTAATTTTGAATAGCAGGATCCCTGTTATCacgtgttgataaaaatacaacatttacataataaaagtcaactacaggcttcccaaatgctgtaataaattaagcatgatgagttgacattaaacagtttcaatggaaactgtttaatgttgcactttttatatgtagaagaaaggttttttctttttatttaatcaaagcaacaacttgaggcagtttaatgtggattaacgtgggcagaattattatagtgttcccaatgttaaaaggataaagccattgtttacaaatttggtaaataaataacccaaaaaatttatattttgttgatttcttactgtaccgaaaataaaccgaaccatgacctctaaaccgaggtacgtaccgaaccgaaatttttgtgtaccgttacacccctatatagttctatttttatttcattagTACAGCTGTaatttattagtaccagtataccaTAAAATCCTAGTTGTAAGTGATGGAAAACTTGAtttgattagatagtactttattcattccgtcaggagagttccttcaggaaaattttaattttcagcacaatcccatccgATTGGTCGGACCCCACTTGTGACGTGCGAAGGCAGCGATTCAGTTAAAAAATGTGCAAataaatttaaaatatatttggcaGACTCACGGATAATTGTATGACAACTAAGTGTTTACTCAGTATAGATGTTTTCAGGGTAGTTTTGTTAAGTGTAAACTTGACAATTTTTATCAGAGCTTTGTGGCACGAGTGCTTGTCTAATCCGAATATGTCGATGTGCTGGATAAATTACGATGTGTGTTCTATCTCATCAGTATTGGGGAATAGTGGTGATGAAAACAATGCAAATGCAGTTGCACTCTGAAAAGAGTGGTCTGGACGCTACTCACGATTCAAGCTTGAAACACTTTGACTGACCACTGTGGAAAACCAGCCAGCCGCGATGTCACTTGCACGTTTCTTTTGCCTTCCCAGACAGAACATCAACAAACATGGCCAAAAGCTTGCGTAGCAAACGAAAGAGGAAGATGCGAGCAGAGAAGAGGAAGAAAAACGCCCCAAAGGAGTTAGTCCGCCTCAAACAAGCCCTGAGTAATGACAAGAAAGGCGATGCCATCATGACCGACCTGGAGGAGATCGCCACTGTGGTGCCGGCTGAAAAGATCAAGGGGGATGCTGACGTTACGACAGAAGCTGGCGATTGTGGTGAGTGGGGCTTGTCATCATCCTTCCTTTGGAATCTTTATCatggattttgttttttattccccATTTGCCTTGCAGAGCATAAAATGGACGTGGACAGCAAGCGCAACAAGAAGACTATGTTGAATGAGCATGGACAGTATCCTGTGTGGATGAACCAGCGACAGGCCAAGAAGCTGAAAGCCATGCGACTGAAAAAGAAAGGGTGTCGggtcaagaagaagaagaagggcaTTGCCTGGTGAAACAAGATGTTTGTTTTGCTCCCAAACCTTCACCCTCAGACACTGTAAATACATTTTATCCATGATGACTCTGACAAGTGACTCACAATGAGGATAACAATGCTAAggatattattgtctttatttgtgtGGAACAGCAGCTATAGATGTACGGACAGAGGTGAGCAGACCAATGGCTTGATTGTTCTCATGTATACTTTGATATTTTTATCAGCAAACAAAGATGGATAAAACGCCTACTTGTTTTCCTCATATGATGAGTTTCTAATTTCCCATTTAAACCACACAAAGCTCAGACTTCAAATAAACTCTCTGGAACACAGGCTTATTGAATCTGTTGCCATACGAACCTCACCACTCAAGACTGACTAAAAGTAGCTTAGTTTACTGCATCAGCTCAACGTACGCTGCTGGAAAGAGGCCGGTACGTCCGTGGCAGTAGCCTTTCCACCACCCCTCATCGATCATCTCGATGTTGGTGATCACGTCGTTCGGGTTGAAGGAAATCTCATCGGTGTCCTCTGCGAAAAGGGAGCAGATATGTTCGTGCAAGAGCACAGGAAAATAAGTCAAAAAGTAACATACCTCCTTGATAGTCGTATATTGCTTTCGCTTGGACGCCACCTGCTGTAGTGATATTAAAAACACAAGTTAATTGTACActccaaaactatttttttttttttttttttaaatgtaatttgacCGCAGACGTCGCCGTAGGGCTGAAGAAAGTTGCAATCACACTTTGAGAAGATGAAAAATTGGTACTTacccatatacatacacaaatccagtacatacatccacacacacactcaccatgaattgattaacgtggaccccgacttaaacaagttgaaaaacttattcgggtgttaccatttagtggtcaattgtacggaatatgtactgtactgtgcaatctactaataaaagtatcaatcaatcaatcaaaaactgtacaaatatataaatacacatacactcAAGGAATGTAATCACGTTTTATCAACCATATTCACGTTCCACTAGGTGAAACTAGGTAAAAccagcacactgacaaagcttaacctatagtTATAACAATTTACAAAAATGATACAGTTCGCTtctctttaaataaataaataaatgggttgtacttgtatagcgcttttctaccttcaaggtactcaaagcgctttgacactacttccacatttacccattcacacactgatggagggagctgccatgcaaggcgctaaccagcacccatcaggagcaagggtgaagtgtcttgctcaggacacaacggacatgacgaggttggtacgaggtgggatttgaaccaccacggcaactctcccactgcgccacgccgtccctttgttCCCCTCTATTTGCtttcttttttatttcaagttttcataaaatgtatgtattgttgGATTTGAGACAATAGTAATGTTGATAGAAGTAATTCTTATTCATAATCAGTAGTGCTATTTCTTTTGgtatattgctccatttgtagtgcaataatccatccatccattttctaccgcttattcccttttggggtcacggggggcgctggcgcctatctcagctacaatcgggcggaaggcggggtacaccctggacaagtcgccacctcatcgcagggccaacacagatagacaacattcacactcacattcacacactagggccaatttgccaatcaacctatccccaggtgcatgtctttggaagtgggagggaacccacgcattcatggagagaacatgcaaactccacacagaaagatcccgagcctggatttgaacccaggactgcaggaacttcgtattgtgaggcagacgcactaacccctcttccaccgagaAGCCCTAGTGCAATAATTGCATTTCTGTCTTACTAAtattaacacagtggtgaacatgccctttcccaactactttggcacgtgttgcagccatgaaattctaagttaattattatttgcaaaaaaaaaataaagtttatgagtttgaacatcaaatatcttgtctttgtagtgcattcaactgaatatgggttgaaaaggatttgcaaaacattgtattccatttatatttacatctaacacaatttcccaactcatatggaaacggggtttgtaaatccatttactaaagtcaaacacaaataaggcaacaagagaagtatcccacacttctcttttgtaaagtaaatctttaCAGCGGATATGAGCATCTACATTAagaatgatttgcctgagtagctggacaggacataaaaaaaagagaaacactattgaattcaacAAAGAGGTACTTCACCTCTTGCTGTTTTTGCAACAAGAGTCTTTAATAAatgataaacaaaataaaatgttcactTATCCGATTCATTTCTCATTTAAAtgtacttttaatttttttgctgactataatggtgttttttttttaaacaattgtcCCTCAATTGGTTCTGAACATGACCTGGTAAACAATTTATTTCAAAGTAGGAATTATAAATCAAAAATGTTCATAGCTACAGCTTAACATTTTTTACAACCTTCTAAATAATTTTTTGAACATGAAATAACACGTTTGTCACTTTTACACTCaaaatccaatatagtaatgcttcCTGAGGTTGAGCCAATCAGgggccacaatactgaacagccCTCTAATTGGTTATTACTGTAGTAACAATacctttagtttattaaaacattttaaaattgtttagTTTTGAACTAACAAATTGTAGAATATGCTTTTAAAAAATCTGCAACGTGGTAAAGCCGCAATATCTGGCAAGGGGCGTCTGTCCTGCAGTACTTCTGTGGAAAGTGAAGACAAGCAGCATGTTGTGTTGCCATACCTGACCAAGGTGGAGGAGGCAGCAGTGTGGCAACTTCCTCGTACTCGTCGCCTACTTCCTCCACCACAGGGGGCGCTGTGGCAACTTCCTCATACTCGTCGCCTACTTCCTCCACCACAGGGGGCGCTGCGGCAACTTCCTCGTAGTCGTCGCCGATGTACTCCTTGTAGTCATCGCCTCCATCCTCCACCGCGGGTTCATCATACACGTCGTTCTCCTCCTGTCCCACAGGGGGCGGCAGTTCATCCAGGAAATGGTCCGAGCGTGGGGGCAAAGCTGGAGGCTCATCGCCGTATTCTGGCTGCTCCTcataaatctggattttttttttgcaaaacatgAACACTTTTAAAAAGggcttttatccatccatcctttttctacc
This genomic interval carries:
- the llph gene encoding protein LLP homolog yields the protein MAKSLRSKRKRKMRAEKRKKNAPKELVRLKQALSNDKKGDAIMTDLEEIATVVPAEKIKGDADVTTEAGDCEHKMDVDSKRNKKTMLNEHGQYPVWMNQRQAKKLKAMRLKKKGCRVKKKKKGIAW